In Ochrobactrum vermis, the following proteins share a genomic window:
- the rpoD gene encoding RNA polymerase sigma factor RpoD — translation MATKVKENEEAEVEREGATDGPLLDLSDDAVKKMIKLAKKRGYVTMDELNAVLPSEEVTSEQIEDTMSMLSDMGINVVEDDEQDNDREENSDDDSEESNDLVESGGTAVATTTTKKEPTDRTDDPVRMYLREMGSVELLSREGEIAIAKRIEAGRETMIAGLCESPLTFQAIIIWRDQLNDSNILLREIIDLETTYAGPEAKQAPVIERVEEEKPRDDKSQRRSRDDDDITNVGGDMPAEEEEEDEDEANLSLAAMEAELRPQVMETLDLIADTYKKLRKLQDQQVEGRLAATGELSSSQERRYKELKDQLIKAVKSLSLNQNRIEQLVEQLYDINKRLVQNEGKLLRLAESFGVRREEFLKEYQGHELDPKWVERVGTLSARGWKEFAAKEARAIDRLRSEIQMLATETAISIGEFRRIVNQVQKGEREATIAKKEMVEANLRLVISIAKKYTNRGLQFLDLIQEGNIGLMKAVDKFEYRRGYKFSTYATWWIRQAITRSIADQARTIRIPVHMIETINKIVRTSRQMLHEIGREPTPEELAEKLAMPLEKVRKVLKIAKEPISLETPVGDEEDSHLGDFIEDKNALLPIDAAIQANLRDTTTRVLASLTPREERVLRMRFGIGMNTDHTLEEVGQQFSVTRERIRQIEAKALRKLKHPSRSRKLRSFLDS, via the coding sequence ATGGCAACGAAGGTTAAGGAAAACGAAGAAGCCGAAGTCGAGCGCGAAGGTGCCACCGACGGTCCGCTTCTCGACCTTTCTGACGATGCTGTCAAGAAGATGATCAAGCTCGCGAAGAAGCGCGGCTACGTCACCATGGACGAGCTGAACGCCGTGCTGCCTTCCGAGGAAGTGACATCTGAGCAGATCGAAGACACGATGTCGATGCTATCCGATATGGGCATCAATGTCGTTGAAGATGACGAGCAGGACAACGATCGCGAAGAAAACAGCGACGACGACTCGGAAGAAAGCAACGATCTGGTCGAATCCGGCGGCACGGCTGTTGCCACCACCACGACCAAGAAAGAGCCGACCGACCGTACCGACGATCCGGTGCGCATGTATCTGCGCGAAATGGGTTCCGTCGAGCTTCTGTCGCGCGAAGGCGAAATTGCTATCGCCAAGCGCATCGAGGCTGGCCGCGAAACGATGATCGCCGGGCTTTGCGAAAGCCCGCTGACCTTCCAGGCGATCATCATCTGGCGCGACCAGCTGAACGATTCCAATATTCTGCTGCGCGAGATCATTGACCTCGAAACCACCTATGCCGGTCCGGAAGCCAAGCAGGCCCCGGTGATCGAGCGCGTGGAAGAGGAAAAGCCGCGCGATGACAAGTCTCAGCGCCGCTCGCGTGACGACGACGATATTACCAATGTCGGCGGCGACATGCCCGCAGAAGAGGAAGAAGAGGACGAGGACGAAGCCAACCTGTCGCTGGCGGCCATGGAAGCCGAACTGCGCCCGCAGGTCATGGAAACCCTCGACCTCATCGCTGACACCTACAAGAAGCTGCGCAAGCTGCAGGACCAGCAGGTCGAAGGCCGTCTGGCCGCGACGGGTGAACTGTCGTCGAGCCAGGAGCGTCGCTACAAGGAACTGAAGGATCAGCTCATCAAGGCAGTGAAGTCGCTGTCGCTGAACCAGAACCGTATCGAACAGCTCGTCGAACAGCTCTACGACATCAACAAGCGTCTGGTGCAGAACGAAGGCAAGCTGCTGCGTCTGGCCGAATCTTTCGGCGTGCGTCGTGAGGAGTTCCTGAAGGAATATCAGGGCCACGAACTGGACCCGAAGTGGGTAGAGCGCGTTGGTACGCTTTCAGCCCGCGGCTGGAAAGAGTTCGCAGCCAAGGAAGCGCGCGCTATCGACCGTCTGCGTTCCGAAATCCAGATGCTGGCGACCGAAACCGCGATCTCGATCGGTGAGTTCCGCCGTATCGTCAATCAGGTGCAGAAGGGCGAACGCGAAGCGACCATCGCCAAGAAGGAAATGGTGGAAGCCAACCTTCGTCTGGTTATCTCGATTGCCAAGAAGTACACGAACCGTGGCTTGCAGTTCCTCGATCTCATTCAGGAAGGCAATATCGGCCTGATGAAGGCTGTCGACAAGTTCGAGTATCGCCGCGGTTACAAGTTCTCCACCTATGCGACCTGGTGGATTCGTCAGGCGATCACCCGTTCGATTGCCGATCAGGCGCGCACCATCCGTATTCCGGTGCACATGATCGAAACGATCAACAAGATCGTTCGTACGTCGCGCCAGATGCTGCATGAAATCGGTCGTGAACCGACGCCGGAAGAACTGGCCGAAAAGCTTGCCATGCCGCTCGAAAAAGTGCGCAAGGTGCTGAAGATCGCCAAGGAGCCGATCTCGCTCGAAACGCCGGTTGGCGACGAGGAAGATTCGCATCTGGGCGATTTCATCGAGGACAAGAACGCGCTTCTGCCAATCGATGCTGCCATTCAGGCCAATCTGCGCGATACGACGACCCGTGTTCTGGCTTCGTTGACGCCGCGTGAAGAACGCGTTCTGCGTATGCGCTTCGGCATCGGCATGAACACCGATCACACGCTGGAAGAAGTCGGTCAGCAGTTCTCGGTCACCCGCGAACGTATCCGCCAGATTGAAGCCAAGGCACTGCGCAAGCTGAAGCATCCAAGCCGTTCGCGTAAACTGCGTTCGTTCCTCGACAGCTAA
- a CDS encoding SIMPL domain-containing protein yields the protein MNNRATTLLATSFSAIMLAGALTLPALAQENQMTKQPARIAVTGEGTMTASPDMAILNLSVLREAKTAREAMTANNEAMAKVLEAMKKAGIEDRDLQTGGISIQPRYVYPDDKNGLKEPSITGYTVSNSLTVRVRDLAKVGNVLDESVTLGVNQGGDLSFVNDNPSATINEARKRAVADAIAKAKTLADAAGVGVGRVVEINEQSRPPMPMPIARAQFKTMAAGAPEDAVPVAAGENSYNVSVNVVFEIKE from the coding sequence ATGAACAACCGCGCTACCACTCTTCTTGCAACCTCCTTTTCTGCAATCATGCTCGCAGGCGCCCTGACGCTGCCAGCTCTGGCACAGGAGAATCAGATGACGAAGCAGCCTGCGCGTATCGCCGTCACCGGCGAAGGCACCATGACCGCCTCGCCCGATATGGCCATCCTCAATCTTTCTGTGCTGCGCGAGGCGAAGACCGCTCGCGAAGCCATGACCGCCAATAACGAAGCCATGGCAAAAGTGCTCGAAGCCATGAAGAAAGCCGGTATTGAAGACCGTGATCTGCAGACCGGCGGCATCAGCATTCAGCCGCGCTATGTCTATCCTGATGACAAGAATGGCCTGAAAGAGCCGAGCATCACCGGCTACACGGTTTCAAACAGCCTGACGGTGCGCGTGCGCGATCTGGCCAAGGTCGGAAACGTGCTTGATGAATCCGTTACGCTCGGCGTCAATCAGGGCGGTGATCTGAGCTTCGTCAACGACAACCCGTCTGCGACGATCAACGAAGCGCGCAAGCGCGCCGTTGCCGATGCCATCGCCAAGGCAAAGACCCTTGCCGATGCTGCCGGTGTAGGCGTTGGCCGCGTCGTTGAGATCAACGAACAGAGCCGCCCACCAATGCCGATGCCAATCGCTCGCGCCCAGTTCAAGACCATGGCTGCTGGCGCGCCGGAAGATGCCGTGCCTGTTGCAGCCGGCGAAAACAGCTACAACGTTTCGGTCAATGTCGTTTTCGAAATAAAGGAATAA
- the dnaG gene encoding DNA primase, translated as MRFSPSFLDEIRDRVPISTLIGTRASFDRKKSNPPKGDFWACCPFHGEKTPSFHCEDRKGRYHCFGCGVTGDHFKFLTDLEGLSFPEAVERVADMAGVPMPARDPEMEKREAQRATLYDVMELAAQFFESQLQSAVGAKARAYLRDRGLSTATQQSFRIGYAPESRNALKEFLAGKGVSREQIEACGLVVHGEGIAVSYDRFRDRVMFPIEDLRGRIIAFGGRALSADAPAKYLNSPETELFHKGRVLYNGLRARKACQPQGGEPAKSIIAVEGYMDVIALAQAGIHQVVAPLGTALTEEQLELLWRISPEPVLCFDGDGAGLRAAYRAVDLGLPALQPGKSLRFALLPEGQDPDDLVKAEGPAAFHVVLRDAKPLVDMVWTRETTGGVFDTPERRAELEARLREITSRIANEDIRRHYSQDMRERAQAFFGQGRRQGYQGGGQRNSSFNRRNDGGRGGSAGGNGRLAISDSLVRSTLVKGGRPGAGSHAPLRETAIVLTLLNHPRLIEEDFETLAALDLGHEVLKSLHLAMLDVLAAGHMEDGVAMRRALVNAGHGDQIEMLELVVRGAKLWTATALAAEDDAREALRQALHLHQRARTLHKELRAVEAALETDETGELFARLKDIQNQILKADATEALIDGFGLSSGRPPGGF; from the coding sequence ATGCGTTTCTCGCCATCCTTTCTCGATGAGATCAGAGACCGCGTCCCGATCTCGACGCTGATAGGAACGCGCGCTTCGTTCGACCGCAAGAAAAGCAATCCCCCTAAGGGCGATTTCTGGGCCTGCTGTCCGTTCCATGGCGAAAAGACGCCAAGCTTTCACTGTGAAGACCGCAAGGGCCGCTATCATTGTTTCGGTTGCGGTGTGACGGGCGATCACTTCAAGTTTCTGACCGACCTTGAGGGCTTGAGCTTTCCGGAGGCGGTGGAACGGGTCGCCGATATGGCTGGCGTTCCAATGCCGGCGCGCGATCCCGAAATGGAAAAGCGCGAGGCACAACGCGCAACACTTTACGATGTCATGGAACTGGCAGCGCAGTTTTTCGAAAGTCAGTTGCAAAGCGCCGTCGGTGCCAAGGCGCGCGCCTATTTGCGGGATCGCGGACTTTCGACCGCAACGCAGCAATCTTTCCGCATTGGCTATGCGCCGGAATCGCGCAATGCATTGAAGGAATTTCTGGCAGGCAAAGGTGTTTCCCGCGAGCAGATCGAGGCATGCGGCCTTGTCGTGCACGGTGAAGGAATTGCCGTTTCCTATGACCGTTTTCGCGATCGTGTCATGTTTCCGATTGAAGATCTGCGCGGGCGGATCATCGCTTTCGGCGGGCGGGCGCTTTCTGCGGATGCCCCGGCCAAATATCTGAACTCGCCGGAAACTGAACTGTTTCACAAGGGGCGGGTTCTTTATAACGGCTTGCGGGCGCGCAAGGCCTGCCAGCCGCAAGGTGGTGAGCCTGCCAAATCCATCATCGCTGTTGAAGGCTATATGGATGTGATTGCGCTGGCGCAGGCAGGTATCCATCAGGTGGTGGCTCCGCTTGGCACGGCGCTTACCGAAGAACAGCTCGAACTTCTCTGGCGCATCAGCCCGGAACCTGTTCTGTGCTTCGACGGTGACGGGGCCGGGCTTCGCGCCGCCTATCGCGCCGTCGATCTCGGACTGCCTGCCTTGCAACCAGGCAAATCACTGCGATTTGCGCTTCTTCCAGAAGGGCAGGACCCGGATGATCTGGTCAAGGCCGAAGGTCCGGCGGCATTTCATGTGGTTTTGCGCGATGCGAAGCCGCTGGTCGATATGGTGTGGACGCGGGAAACGACGGGTGGGGTATTCGATACGCCGGAACGTCGGGCTGAACTCGAAGCGCGCCTGCGTGAAATTACCAGCCGCATCGCGAATGAGGATATCCGGCGGCATTACAGTCAGGATATGCGCGAGCGGGCACAGGCCTTTTTCGGCCAGGGACGTCGTCAGGGGTATCAAGGCGGTGGTCAGCGCAATTCGTCTTTCAACCGCCGGAATGATGGTGGACGTGGCGGATCGGCTGGCGGTAATGGCCGTCTTGCGATTTCGGATAGTCTGGTGCGCTCGACGCTCGTAAAAGGCGGCAGGCCTGGCGCGGGATCGCATGCCCCGTTGCGCGAAACGGCTATCGTGCTGACGCTTCTCAATCATCCGCGTCTGATCGAAGAGGATTTCGAGACGCTGGCGGCTCTTGATCTGGGGCATGAAGTCCTTAAGTCGCTGCATCTGGCCATGCTGGATGTGCTGGCTGCCGGACACATGGAAGACGGCGTCGCCATGCGGCGTGCTTTGGTGAATGCCGGTCATGGCGACCAGATTGAAATGCTCGAACTCGTGGTCAGGGGCGCGAAGCTCTGGACCGCGACAGCATTGGCGGCTGAAGACGATGCGCGCGAAGCCCTTCGGCAGGCGCTTCACTTGCATCAGCGCGCCCGCACACTACATAAGGAGCTGCGAGCCGTTGAGGCCGCGCTTGAAACAGACGAGACGGGCGAATTGTTTGCGCGTCTCAAAGATATACAAAATCAGATTTTGAAAGCTGATGCGACTGAAGCTCTGATCGACGGTTTTGGCCTGTCTTCGGGGCGCCCGCCCGGCGGTTTCTGA
- a CDS encoding invasion associated locus B family protein translates to MRKNAATVTLALAGLVASSLAASAKTSYLGEFRDWGVYQNTELAGNKCYALTVPVNFHPTGVQHGDNFVIISKADGQYSPQLVMGYQLKADSSVNVMVDDTRFPFFSEGNRAWAENIGDEAKLMRAMRAGKTLKVQATSARGTQTRYTFSLMGLSASLQRVDGCR, encoded by the coding sequence ATGAGAAAAAATGCAGCCACCGTTACGCTGGCATTGGCAGGGTTGGTGGCGAGTTCTCTCGCGGCTTCAGCGAAGACGAGTTATTTGGGTGAATTCCGCGATTGGGGCGTTTACCAGAACACCGAGCTTGCGGGTAACAAGTGCTATGCTTTGACTGTACCGGTCAATTTTCATCCAACAGGCGTGCAGCACGGCGATAATTTCGTGATTATTTCCAAGGCAGACGGTCAATATAGCCCTCAATTGGTTATGGGATATCAGTTGAAGGCTGATAGCTCGGTCAATGTGATGGTGGATGACACCCGCTTTCCATTTTTCAGCGAGGGCAATCGCGCCTGGGCCGAAAATATTGGCGATGAAGCGAAGCTGATGCGGGCTATGCGTGCCGGCAAAACGCTCAAGGTGCAGGCGACATCCGCACGTGGTACGCAGACCCGCTATACGTTCTCCCTGATGGGGCTGTCGGCCTCCCTGCAGCGTGTTGACGGCTGCCGGTAG
- a CDS encoding HlyU family transcriptional regulator gives MSFLKRLFGGGSASETPAEPKEAGRLEHKDFLIIATPYSEGGQYQVCGVISKTIDGEVKEYRFVRADRCPGIEDAASISLNKGRQIVDEQGEAIFR, from the coding sequence ATGTCTTTTTTGAAGCGTCTTTTCGGTGGGGGCTCTGCCTCTGAGACACCGGCAGAGCCGAAAGAGGCTGGTCGCCTTGAGCACAAGGACTTTCTGATCATTGCTACGCCCTATAGCGAAGGCGGGCAGTATCAGGTCTGCGGCGTCATTTCCAAGACGATTGATGGCGAAGTGAAGGAATATCGTTTCGTTCGTGCCGACCGTTGCCCCGGCATCGAAGATGCCGCCAGCATCTCGCTGAACAAGGGACGGCAGATCGTGGATGAACAAGGTGAAGCTATTTTCCGCTGA
- a CDS encoding YcgN family cysteine cluster protein, whose product MNDKPFWRTKTLNQLTRSEWESLCDSCGQCCLHKLLDDDTDEIYWTSVACTLLNPDSCQCRDYPNRKKTVPDCVFLTPEIVDEVNWLPVTCAYRLVAEGSDLYWWHPLVSGSPETVHEAGISVRGKVTAFDHDLEDEDDYIDHMVMPSRR is encoded by the coding sequence ATGAACGACAAACCATTCTGGCGCACCAAGACCCTGAACCAGCTCACCCGCAGCGAGTGGGAGAGCCTTTGTGACAGTTGTGGCCAATGCTGCCTGCATAAATTGCTCGACGACGACACCGACGAGATCTACTGGACGAGCGTAGCCTGCACGCTGCTCAATCCGGACAGCTGCCAGTGCCGTGATTATCCGAACCGGAAGAAGACAGTGCCGGACTGCGTTTTTCTGACACCGGAAATCGTTGATGAGGTGAACTGGCTGCCTGTGACCTGTGCATACCGTCTGGTTGCCGAAGGCTCAGATCTCTACTGGTGGCATCCGCTTGTTTCAGGCTCGCCCGAAACGGTGCACGAGGCTGGCATCTCCGTTCGCGGCAAGGTCACGGCTTTCGATCACGATCTGGAAGATGAGGACGACTATATCGACCATATGGTGATGCCGAGCCGCCGATGA
- a CDS encoding linear amide C-N hydrolase, with product MPILKRSFSSICTTTLVAGSMFVAPIAEACTRFVYHGVSDQVMTARSMDWKVDVATNLWTFPRGMKRSGEAGDNSIQWTSKYGSVIASGYDISTTDGLNEAGLSVGALWLVESEYPKYDGTTPGLSIAAWAQYVLDNFATVDEAVKNLSADPFTIVTDKVPGEDRLATLHLAISDSSGDSAVIEYINGKQVIHHGKQYQVMTNSPTYDEQLALNSYWTQIGGTVMLPGTNRAADRFARASFYVNAIPKAENPVESIASVFSVIRNTSVPYGLTTPDQPNISSTRWRTVADQKRKLYFFESALTPNVFWVDLKEIDFSPETGKVKKLDLGVNQTNTFNGVVNDSFKESEPFKFLGL from the coding sequence ATGCCTATTTTGAAGCGGTCTTTTTCCAGCATCTGCACCACTACGCTGGTCGCAGGCAGCATGTTTGTCGCGCCAATTGCCGAAGCATGCACGCGTTTCGTATATCACGGCGTCAGCGACCAGGTGATGACCGCGCGATCGATGGACTGGAAAGTGGATGTCGCGACCAATCTCTGGACCTTTCCACGCGGCATGAAGCGCTCTGGCGAGGCGGGCGACAACTCGATCCAGTGGACCTCCAAATATGGCAGCGTCATTGCTTCCGGTTATGATATCTCCACCACGGATGGGCTGAACGAAGCGGGACTTTCCGTTGGCGCACTGTGGCTGGTCGAATCCGAATATCCGAAATATGACGGCACCACGCCGGGTCTCAGCATTGCAGCCTGGGCGCAATATGTGCTCGATAATTTTGCTACAGTCGATGAGGCGGTCAAGAACCTGAGCGCCGATCCATTCACGATCGTCACGGACAAGGTGCCGGGCGAAGACAGGCTGGCCACGCTGCATCTGGCGATATCCGATTCCAGCGGTGACAGTGCGGTCATCGAGTATATCAACGGCAAGCAGGTGATCCATCACGGCAAGCAATATCAGGTGATGACCAACTCGCCGACCTATGACGAGCAGCTGGCGCTCAATTCCTACTGGACCCAGATTGGCGGCACCGTCATGCTGCCCGGCACCAACCGCGCTGCCGACCGTTTCGCGCGCGCCTCCTTCTACGTGAACGCCATCCCGAAAGCCGAGAACCCTGTTGAGTCGATTGCCAGTGTTTTCAGCGTCATTCGAAACACCTCGGTCCCCTACGGCCTGACGACGCCCGACCAGCCGAACATTTCATCGACACGCTGGCGGACGGTAGCCGATCAGAAGCGCAAACTCTATTTCTTCGAATCCGCTTTGACGCCCAATGTTTTCTGGGTTGACCTGAAGGAAATCGACTTTTCACCGGAGACCGGCAAGGTCAAGAAACTCGATCTTGGCGTGAATCAAACCAACACGTTCAATGGCGTCGTCAATGACAGTTTCAAGGAAAGCGAGCCCTTCAAGTTCCTCGGTCTCTGA
- a CDS encoding Na/Pi cotransporter family protein has translation MNGSLVLLHLAGAVALLLWATRMVRTGVERAYGDRLRRRLRNQMQNPLLSVAFGLALAIALQSSTAVTLLVGSFVGSGFVSGVAGLMAVRGGELGSALVVKILSYDLTLLVPLCLVIGTGIFMTTERRDWRQIGRILVGIGLLIMSLEMTGQATEPLRQSELLPVIVDYLSGDPITAYLLAALMTWLFHSSVAAVILLTTFASRGLIQPELAVVMVLGVNLGSSIIAPILTRHAPPETRVVPLGNLLMRGAGSLIMLVLYQTFKPSVAFLGVDPVSQVVNAHILFNVIVMIAGIPLSGLVLRATEALVNLNAGKNAPAAQQPIEIEQYSALDTAVLDRPSQALANATREVVGVCDTIEVMLRRIIELYEKPDQLRIDELEALDDRVDKRHAAIKLYLTRLATHEMTDFESLRMQELLGACVKLEQVGDIIVRNMLAQVQKKMDHKLEFTEEGWTELSHFHAMVLANAHMAFNVIVSRDGRTARQLVQEKDRLRELEKQTSLRHFTRLREGATRSIETSTIHLDTIRDLKQINSLLASMAYPVLEEQGLLSDTRLKTVKQS, from the coding sequence GTGAACGGTTCTTTGGTCCTTTTGCATCTGGCCGGTGCAGTTGCGCTTTTGCTTTGGGCGACGCGGATGGTGCGGACCGGGGTGGAGCGTGCCTATGGCGACCGGCTGCGCAGACGCCTGCGCAACCAGATGCAGAACCCGCTGCTTTCCGTCGCCTTCGGCCTTGCCCTTGCTATCGCCCTGCAAAGCTCGACAGCGGTCACGCTTCTCGTCGGTTCATTCGTCGGTTCAGGTTTTGTCAGCGGTGTCGCAGGCCTCATGGCCGTGCGCGGTGGCGAGCTTGGCTCCGCCCTTGTCGTCAAGATCCTGAGCTACGATCTCACGCTTCTGGTGCCGCTCTGCCTGGTCATCGGCACAGGTATCTTCATGACCACCGAGCGCCGCGACTGGCGCCAGATCGGCCGCATTCTGGTCGGCATCGGTCTTCTCATCATGTCGCTGGAAATGACCGGCCAGGCCACAGAGCCGTTGCGGCAAAGCGAATTGCTGCCGGTCATCGTCGACTATCTGTCCGGCGATCCGATCACAGCCTATCTGCTCGCAGCCCTGATGACATGGCTGTTTCATTCCAGCGTTGCCGCCGTCATCCTGCTCACCACCTTTGCCTCGCGCGGGCTGATCCAGCCCGAACTTGCCGTGGTGATGGTTCTGGGCGTCAATCTGGGGTCGTCGATCATCGCCCCGATCCTGACCCGCCATGCGCCGCCGGAAACTCGCGTCGTGCCGCTCGGTAATCTTTTGATGCGCGGTGCCGGATCGCTCATCATGCTGGTGCTTTACCAGACCTTCAAACCGTCGGTCGCCTTCCTTGGCGTCGATCCGGTCTCGCAGGTGGTCAATGCGCATATCCTGTTCAATGTCATCGTGATGATTGCCGGCATTCCGCTTTCCGGCCTCGTGCTGCGTGCAACCGAGGCGCTGGTCAATCTCAATGCGGGCAAGAACGCTCCGGCTGCACAACAACCAATCGAGATCGAACAATATAGCGCGCTCGATACTGCCGTTCTCGACCGGCCCTCGCAGGCGCTTGCCAATGCAACCCGCGAAGTGGTCGGCGTCTGCGACACGATCGAAGTCATGCTGCGGCGGATCATCGAGCTTTATGAAAAGCCCGATCAGCTGCGGATCGATGAGCTGGAAGCCCTTGATGACCGCGTGGACAAGCGCCATGCCGCGATCAAGCTTTACCTGACCCGGCTTGCAACCCATGAGATGACCGACTTCGAGTCATTGCGCATGCAGGAACTGCTGGGCGCATGTGTGAAGCTTGAACAGGTAGGCGACATCATCGTGCGCAACATGCTGGCGCAGGTTCAAAAGAAGATGGACCACAAACTGGAATTCACCGAGGAAGGCTGGACGGAACTCAGCCATTTCCACGCCATGGTTCTGGCCAATGCGCATATGGCGTTCAACGTGATCGTTTCACGCGACGGGCGCACGGCCCGCCAGCTCGTGCAGGAAAAGGACCGGCTGCGGGAACTGGAAAAGCAGACCAGCCTGCGCCATTTCACCCGGCTGCGTGAAGGCGCCACCCGCAGCATCGAAACCAGCACCATCCATCTCGATACGATCCGAGACCTCAAGCAGATCAACTCGCTTCTCGCCTCAATGGCCTATCCAGTCCTCGAGGAACAGGGCCTCCTCAGCGATACGCGCCTCAAGACGGTCAAGCAGAGCTGA
- a CDS encoding GatB/YqeY domain-containing protein: MLRQEISQALTTALKAQEKRRTSTLRLILAAVKDRDIANRTAGKDPVGDEELLGILGKMVKQREESARIYEEGSRLELAEAEREEITIITEFLPQQMTEDEIKQACADVIAEIGAQGLRDMGKCMAVLKERYAGKMDFTKASAIVKSLLQ; this comes from the coding sequence ATGCTTCGCCAGGAGATTTCCCAGGCCCTCACAACCGCGCTGAAAGCACAGGAGAAGCGTCGCACGTCGACGCTGCGCCTTATTCTGGCTGCGGTAAAGGACCGAGATATCGCCAACCGCACCGCTGGCAAGGATCCGGTCGGGGATGAAGAACTGCTGGGCATTCTCGGCAAGATGGTCAAGCAGCGCGAAGAGTCCGCTCGCATCTATGAAGAAGGCAGCCGCCTTGAGCTTGCTGAAGCCGAGCGTGAGGAAATCACGATCATCACCGAGTTTCTGCCGCAGCAGATGACCGAAGATGAGATCAAGCAGGCCTGCGCGGATGTGATTGCTGAAATCGGTGCCCAGGGTCTCCGCGACATGGGCAAGTGCATGGCTGTCCTGAAAGAGCGCTATGCAGGCAAGATGGATTTCACCAAAGCCAGTGCTATCGTGAAATCGCTTTTGCAGTGA
- a CDS encoding CsbD family protein: protein MDWNRVEGNWKQAKGKIKEQWGKLTDDDLDQIDGQREQLEGKIQERYGIEKDRVRSDLDDWYNRQTWLS from the coding sequence ATGGACTGGAATCGCGTTGAAGGAAACTGGAAACAGGCCAAGGGCAAGATCAAGGAACAATGGGGTAAACTCACCGATGACGACCTCGATCAGATCGATGGTCAGCGCGAGCAGTTGGAAGGCAAAATTCAGGAACGCTACGGTATAGAGAAAGACCGCGTACGTTCCGATCTGGACGATTGGTACAATCGCCAGACTTGGCTTTCGTAA
- a CDS encoding DUF2798 domain-containing protein, translated as MSQFECARRRKLPARYASIVMPFILSIMMTFIVSLIATAKSLGITHPDLASSWMTAWALSWVIAFPVLLAILPVVRKMVALVCHPH; from the coding sequence ATGTCTCAGTTTGAATGCGCACGCCGCAGAAAGCTGCCAGCACGCTATGCATCTATTGTGATGCCTTTCATCTTGTCGATCATGATGACATTCATCGTCTCATTGATTGCCACCGCCAAGAGCCTCGGCATTACCCATCCCGACCTCGCTTCGAGCTGGATGACGGCATGGGCTCTTTCATGGGTGATCGCTTTTCCGGTCCTCCTCGCCATTCTGCCCGTCGTGCGCAAAATGGTCGCTCTGGTGTGCCACCCGCATTGA
- a CDS encoding antifreeze protein — protein MSAISLKSFVVTAALGVAAIFTTAASANAASPVVTPAVSTSASSAIVNVDYRGYHHGRPVYRGRACSIEGAKMKANRMGIRNARVVYRGKSVQVRGFRHGRPAGVVFANVRGCPIIR, from the coding sequence ATGTCTGCTATTTCGCTCAAGTCGTTCGTTGTAACCGCCGCTCTTGGCGTTGCCGCCATCTTCACGACGGCAGCTTCGGCCAATGCTGCATCGCCGGTTGTCACTCCGGCCGTCAGCACTTCGGCAAGCTCCGCTATCGTGAATGTTGACTACCGCGGCTACCACCATGGCCGTCCGGTCTATCGTGGCCGTGCCTGTTCCATTGAAGGCGCCAAGATGAAGGCCAACCGCATGGGCATCCGCAATGCGCGTGTCGTCTATCGCGGCAAGTCGGTTCAGGTTCGCGGTTTCCGTCACGGTCGCCCTGCCGGTGTCGTGTTTGCAAATGTACGTGGTTGCCCGATCATTCGCTAA